Proteins from a genomic interval of Stenotrophomonas sp. 24(2023):
- a CDS encoding colicin immunity domain-containing protein, with amino-acid sequence MRRADEYLSLITSYIDGKIDTKSFSRMYLEKFKNERSELPEDAFEILDRLFGDVDSYTDDEELLASMPSFYLSAEQLKEQAAMAAAELANGV; translated from the coding sequence ATGCGCAGAGCAGACGAGTACCTATCACTAATCACTTCGTACATTGATGGCAAGATCGATACCAAGAGCTTTAGCAGGATGTATCTTGAGAAGTTCAAGAATGAGAGATCGGAGCTTCCCGAGGATGCCTTTGAGATCCTTGATCGGCTGTTCGGAGATGTGGATTCATACACCGATGACGAAGAATTGTTGGCGTCGATGCCATCCTTCTATCTCAGCGCCGAACAGTTGAAAGAGCAGGCGGCGATGGCGGCAGCTGAGCTTGCCAACGGCGTTTGA
- a CDS encoding serine hydrolase domain-containing protein: MLVCALPFTAASAATDQANDQARRLVRQIMQEQRIPGLQLAVVKDGQIVLSEAYGLADVENGVPTTRDTRFPLNSATKAFTGVAVAQLAQQGRLDLDAPVSRYLQDLPTTWQAVRVRQLLAHTSGLPDIVDANGLIGGGSEAQAWTTVTGLPIEAPAGERFAYNQTNYLLLSRIIARQSGVPYERFLASGQFAPARMARTTFGDSYDLIPAKASMYSLAPRRTDAADAPVRLSHWFYDIPPGLWAGGGILTTADDTAHWLVALAAGQLLGEAARARMWTAEPLGNGRPGPWAAGWPVLQPAPDRQLAGVGGARAAFIVYPDRGVAVVVLTNLVGANPQQFIPRIAALYAPAASGASATP, translated from the coding sequence CTGCTTGTCTGTGCCCTTCCCTTCACTGCGGCCTCCGCCGCCACCGACCAGGCCAATGACCAGGCGCGCCGGCTGGTGCGCCAGATCATGCAGGAGCAGCGCATTCCCGGCCTGCAGTTGGCGGTGGTCAAGGACGGGCAGATCGTGTTGTCAGAGGCCTACGGTCTGGCCGATGTGGAAAACGGCGTACCCACCACCCGTGACACCCGCTTTCCACTCAACTCGGCCACCAAGGCATTCACCGGCGTCGCCGTTGCGCAGCTGGCACAGCAGGGGCGGTTGGATCTGGATGCCCCCGTTTCCCGCTATCTGCAGGATCTGCCCACGACGTGGCAGGCGGTGCGCGTGCGCCAGCTGCTGGCCCACACCTCGGGCCTGCCGGACATCGTCGATGCCAATGGGCTGATCGGCGGTGGGTCGGAAGCGCAGGCCTGGACGACGGTCACCGGGTTGCCCATCGAAGCCCCCGCTGGCGAGCGCTTCGCCTACAACCAGACCAACTATCTGCTGTTGTCGCGGATCATCGCCCGGCAATCGGGTGTGCCCTACGAGCGCTTTCTGGCCAGCGGCCAGTTTGCGCCCGCACGCATGGCACGAACAACGTTCGGCGACAGCTACGACCTGATTCCAGCGAAGGCTTCCATGTACAGCCTGGCGCCACGCCGGACCGACGCGGCCGATGCACCGGTGCGCCTTTCGCACTGGTTCTATGACATCCCACCGGGTCTCTGGGCCGGCGGCGGCATCCTCACCACGGCAGACGACACCGCACACTGGCTGGTCGCGTTGGCCGCTGGGCAGTTGCTGGGTGAGGCCGCGCGCGCCCGCATGTGGACGGCCGAACCCCTTGGCAACGGCCGGCCGGGCCCATGGGCAGCCGGCTGGCCGGTACTGCAGCCCGCACCGGATCGCCAGCTGGCCGGCGTCGGCGGCGCGCGCGCGGCCTTCATCGTCTATCCCGATCGCGGTGTGGCCGTGGTCGTACTCACCAATCTGGTCGGCGCCAACCCGCAGCAGTTCATTCCACGCATCGCCGCGCTCTACGCCCCCGCCGCCAGCGGCGCGTCGGCCACACCCTGA
- the gltB gene encoding glutamate synthase large subunit produces MAPRNRQGLYDPQDERDACGFGMIAQLDDQPSRLLVDTAIAALSRMTHRGGVAADGLTGDGCGLLLRRPDAFLKLLADEAGIAVGARFTAGLVFLPHDTDAAAACRAQLQAQLQTVGCKVAGWRQVPTDDSVCGQLARDTLPHIEQVFVDAGIGQDEAGFGLALFLARRRSEQQLRAHADFYVTTLSPNAIGYKGMVLPDKLSRFFPDLQRRELASSAIVFHQRFSTNTMPRWPLAHPFRLLAHNGEINTIEGNRRWAQARSKVWKTPRFDIGEFDPVISMHGSDSQSLDNMLELMVNGGMELIQALRILVPPATQSLEFKDPDLAAFYEFYGLNSEPWDGPAGIVACDSRYAVCTLDRNGLRPARWMLTSDRHFLVASEAGVWEVPTERVVRKGKLGPGEMMAIDLKRGDLLDSDAIDRINRGRAPYKQWLQQGVTYLQTELIDPSLVEEPFDEGTLRSYHKLYQLSSEEVEQVLRPLAETEQEATGSMGDDTPMAVLSQHSRPLYDYFRQAFAQVTNPPIDPLREDCAMSLSTQLGKETNIFHAGAETVNHVILNSPVLSQRKLRQLLKMDQYVQANRLIDLSYSEEEGLRAGIERICAEVEQAAREGIVMLLLSDRYPVPGRPMVHALLATSAVHHHLCRAGLRCDVNLILETGTARDPHHMACLLGFGATAVYPYLAYQTLFDLGRRGILKLAKGGEQSQIGRRYRKGVYKGLSKIISKMGICTVASYRGAQLFEIIGLEPEVVALCFPETASRIGGVGFARLDQEARQLCGQAWDPLQGPEVGGLLKYVHGGEYHMYNPDVVMTLQRAARSGDPRAWQQYCDAVHSRPPSALRDLLQLVPAATPTSLDEVAPASDLFPRFDTAAISLGALSPEAHEALAIAMNRLGGRSNSGEGGEDPARYGTPRRSKIKQVASGRFGVTAEYLVNAEVLQIKVAQGAKPGEGGQLPGHKVNELIARLRYARPGIGLISPPPHHDIYSIEDLAQLIYDLKQVNPTALVSVKLVSHAGVGTIAAGVVKAGADLITISGHDGGTGASPVSSIRYAGVPWELGVAEAHQALVANDLRARTLLQTDGGLKTGLDVVKAALLGADSFGFGTAPMIVLGCKYLRICHLNNCATGVATQDERLRENHFTGQPERVENFFRLLAEEVRGWLSYLGVRSLEEIVGRTDLLRQLDVAPREGVRVDLSRLLADARFEGSHCAAQRLYESPDSLATQMDGLLAEAIAHKRGGEHRFLIHNTDRSIGTRLAGTVARAHGNQGMAESPLELRFRGTAGQSFGAFNVGGLHLEVEGEANDYVGKGMAGGRLVVRPPRGARFEARNTAIIGNTCLYGATGGELFAAGRAGERFAVRNSGALAVVEGAGDHCCEYMTDGVVLVLGKVGLNFGAGFTGGLAYVLDIDRDFVDRYNHELIDIHRVSAEGFENYRQHLHRLIGRHRELTGSIWAQQILDEFRDYIGKFWLVKPKAASIESLTETLRRAA; encoded by the coding sequence ATGGCCCCCCGCAACCGCCAAGGGCTTTACGACCCGCAAGATGAGCGCGACGCCTGTGGTTTCGGCATGATCGCGCAGTTGGACGACCAGCCCTCGCGACTGCTCGTCGACACCGCCATTGCCGCGCTTTCGCGCATGACCCACCGTGGCGGCGTCGCCGCCGACGGCTTGACCGGCGATGGCTGCGGCCTGCTGCTGCGCCGCCCCGATGCCTTCCTGAAACTGCTGGCCGACGAAGCAGGCATCGCGGTGGGCGCGCGCTTCACCGCCGGCCTGGTGTTCCTGCCGCACGATACCGATGCGGCGGCGGCCTGCCGCGCACAGCTGCAGGCGCAGTTGCAGACCGTAGGCTGCAAGGTCGCCGGCTGGCGCCAGGTACCCACCGATGACAGCGTCTGCGGCCAGCTGGCGCGCGATACGCTGCCGCACATCGAGCAGGTCTTCGTCGACGCCGGCATCGGCCAGGATGAGGCCGGCTTCGGCCTGGCCCTGTTCCTGGCCCGCCGCCGCAGCGAACAGCAGCTGCGCGCGCATGCCGATTTCTACGTCACCACGCTCAGCCCGAACGCGATCGGCTACAAGGGCATGGTGCTGCCGGACAAGCTCAGCCGCTTCTTCCCGGACCTGCAGCGCCGCGAACTGGCCTCCAGCGCGATCGTCTTCCACCAGCGTTTTTCCACCAACACGATGCCGCGCTGGCCGCTGGCGCATCCGTTCCGCCTGCTCGCCCACAACGGCGAGATCAACACCATCGAAGGCAACCGGCGCTGGGCGCAGGCACGCAGCAAGGTGTGGAAGACGCCGCGCTTCGATATCGGTGAATTCGATCCGGTCATTTCCATGCACGGCTCCGATTCGCAGAGCCTGGACAACATGCTGGAGCTGATGGTCAACGGCGGCATGGAGCTGATCCAGGCGCTGCGCATCCTGGTGCCGCCGGCGACCCAGTCGCTGGAGTTCAAGGACCCGGACCTGGCCGCGTTCTACGAGTTCTACGGCCTGAACAGCGAACCGTGGGATGGCCCGGCCGGCATCGTCGCCTGCGACAGCCGCTATGCGGTATGCACGCTGGACCGCAACGGCCTGCGCCCGGCACGCTGGATGCTCACCTCCGACCGCCACTTCCTGGTCGCCTCCGAAGCCGGCGTGTGGGAAGTGCCGACCGAACGGGTGGTGCGCAAGGGCAAGCTGGGCCCGGGCGAGATGATGGCCATCGACCTCAAGCGCGGCGACCTGCTCGATTCCGATGCCATCGACCGCATCAACCGTGGCCGTGCGCCGTACAAGCAGTGGCTGCAGCAGGGCGTGACCTACCTGCAGACCGAACTGATCGATCCCTCGCTGGTGGAAGAGCCCTTCGACGAGGGCACGCTGCGCAGCTACCACAAGCTGTACCAGCTCAGCAGCGAGGAAGTGGAGCAGGTGCTGCGACCGCTGGCCGAGACCGAGCAGGAAGCCACCGGCTCGATGGGCGATGACACGCCGATGGCGGTGCTGAGCCAGCACAGCCGGCCGCTGTACGACTACTTCCGCCAGGCCTTCGCGCAGGTCACCAATCCGCCGATCGATCCGCTGCGCGAAGACTGCGCGATGTCCCTGTCCACCCAGCTCGGCAAGGAGACCAACATCTTCCACGCCGGCGCGGAGACGGTGAACCACGTCATCCTCAACTCGCCGGTGCTCAGCCAGCGCAAGCTGCGCCAGCTGCTGAAGATGGACCAGTACGTGCAGGCCAACCGCCTGATCGACCTGTCCTACAGCGAGGAAGAAGGCCTGCGTGCCGGCATCGAGCGCATCTGCGCCGAGGTCGAGCAGGCCGCCCGCGAGGGCATCGTCATGCTGCTGCTGTCCGACCGCTACCCGGTGCCGGGGCGGCCGATGGTGCATGCCCTGCTGGCCACCAGCGCGGTGCACCACCACCTGTGCCGTGCCGGGCTGCGCTGCGACGTCAACCTGATCCTGGAAACCGGTACCGCGCGCGACCCGCACCACATGGCGTGCCTGCTCGGCTTCGGTGCCACCGCGGTGTACCCGTACCTGGCCTACCAGACCCTGTTCGATCTGGGCCGGCGCGGCATCCTCAAGCTGGCCAAGGGCGGGGAGCAGTCGCAGATCGGCCGCCGCTACCGCAAGGGCGTCTACAAGGGCCTGTCCAAGATCATCTCCAAGATGGGCATCTGTACCGTGGCCAGCTACCGCGGCGCGCAGCTGTTCGAGATCATCGGCCTGGAGCCGGAGGTCGTCGCGCTGTGCTTCCCGGAAACCGCCTCGCGCATCGGCGGTGTCGGCTTCGCGCGGCTGGACCAGGAAGCGCGCCAGCTGTGCGGGCAGGCCTGGGACCCGCTGCAGGGCCCGGAGGTGGGCGGCCTGCTCAAGTACGTGCATGGCGGCGAATATCACATGTACAACCCGGACGTGGTGATGACCCTGCAGCGCGCTGCGCGCAGCGGCGATCCGCGTGCCTGGCAGCAGTACTGCGATGCGGTGCATTCGCGCCCGCCGTCGGCGCTGCGCGACCTGCTGCAGCTGGTACCGGCGGCCACGCCGACGTCGCTGGATGAGGTGGCCCCGGCCAGCGACCTGTTCCCGCGCTTCGACACTGCGGCCATCAGCCTGGGCGCACTGTCCCCGGAAGCGCACGAGGCGCTGGCCATCGCGATGAACCGCCTCGGCGGGCGCAGCAATTCCGGCGAAGGCGGCGAAGACCCGGCGCGCTACGGCACGCCCCGCCGCAGCAAGATCAAGCAGGTCGCCTCGGGCCGTTTCGGCGTCACCGCCGAATACCTGGTCAATGCCGAGGTGCTGCAGATCAAGGTCGCACAGGGCGCCAAGCCCGGCGAAGGCGGCCAGCTGCCCGGCCACAAGGTCAATGAGCTGATCGCCCGCCTGCGCTATGCGCGCCCGGGCATCGGCCTGATCTCGCCGCCGCCGCACCATGACATCTACTCCATCGAAGACCTGGCGCAGCTGATCTACGACCTCAAGCAGGTCAACCCGACCGCGCTGGTGTCGGTGAAGCTGGTCAGCCATGCCGGCGTGGGCACGATCGCGGCCGGCGTGGTCAAGGCCGGTGCGGACCTGATCACCATTTCCGGCCACGATGGCGGCACCGGTGCCTCGCCGGTCAGTTCGATCCGCTATGCCGGCGTGCCGTGGGAACTGGGCGTGGCCGAAGCCCACCAGGCGCTGGTGGCCAACGACCTGCGCGCGCGCACCCTGCTGCAGACCGATGGCGGCCTGAAGACCGGCCTGGACGTGGTCAAGGCCGCGCTGCTGGGCGCGGACAGCTTCGGCTTCGGCACCGCGCCGATGATCGTGCTGGGCTGCAAGTACCTGCGCATCTGCCACCTCAACAACTGTGCCACCGGCGTGGCCACCCAGGACGAGCGCCTGCGCGAGAACCACTTCACCGGCCAGCCCGAGCGCGTGGAGAACTTCTTCCGCCTGCTGGCCGAGGAAGTGCGCGGCTGGCTGTCCTACCTGGGCGTGCGGTCGCTGGAGGAGATCGTCGGCCGTACCGACCTGCTGCGCCAGCTGGACGTCGCTCCGCGCGAAGGCGTGCGCGTGGACCTGTCGCGGCTGTTGGCCGATGCCCGCTTCGAGGGCAGCCACTGTGCCGCCCAGCGCCTGTACGAATCGCCGGACAGCCTGGCCACGCAGATGGACGGCCTGCTGGCCGAGGCGATCGCGCACAAGCGCGGTGGCGAGCACCGCTTCCTGATCCACAACACCGACCGCAGCATCGGCACCCGCCTGGCCGGTACCGTGGCACGCGCGCACGGCAACCAGGGCATGGCCGAATCGCCGCTGGAGCTGCGCTTCCGCGGCACCGCCGGGCAGAGCTTCGGTGCCTTCAACGTCGGTGGCCTTCATCTGGAAGTGGAAGGGGAAGCCAACGACTACGTCGGCAAGGGCATGGCCGGTGGCCGCCTGGTGGTGCGCCCGCCGCGCGGTGCGCGCTTCGAGGCACGCAACACCGCCATCATCGGCAACACCTGCCTGTACGGCGCTACCGGCGGCGAGCTGTTCGCCGCGGGGCGTGCCGGTGAACGCTTCGCCGTGCGCAACTCCGGCGCGCTGGCGGTGGTGGAAGGGGCCGGTGACCACTGCTGCGAATACATGACCGACGGCGTAGTGCTGGTGCTGGGCAAGGTCGGCCTGAACTTCGGCGCGGGCTTCACCGGTGGCCTGGCCTATGTGCTGGACATCGACCGCGACTTCGTCGACCGCTACAACCATGAGCTGATCGACATACACCGCGTGTCGGCCGAAGGCTTCGAGAACTACCGCCAGCACCTGCACCGCCTGATCGGCCGCCACCGCGAGCTGACCGGCAGCATCTGGGCGCAGCAGATCCTGGACGAGTTCCGCGATTACATCGGCAAGTTCTGGCTGGTCAAACCCAAGGCCGCCAGCATCGAGTCGCTGACCGAAACCCTGCGCCGCGCCGCCTAA
- a CDS encoding DNA topoisomerase IB, translating into MPSPLTPERQAARQAGLRYVDDTLPGISRRRAGTGFAYRDADGHAVRDAATLQRIRALAIPPAYTAVWICARADGHLQATGRDARGRKQYRYHADWARVRDAGKFDRIIAFGQALPALRRRLSHDLRQPGFPRDKVLAVVVALLADTLVRVGNESYAQENRSYGLTTLRNRHLDLLRGGRVRMRFRGKSGQLHDVTVGNRRLGTLVRRLQQLPGQALFQYRDDEGTLLPVDSGAVNDYLRDAMGQDFTAKDFRTWGGTVEAIRVFAATALPAPASPRALAKVQRAVVCQVAARLGNTPAVCRRAYIDPCVFTGWERGELAALAGLRGPRQWEQAALKVLRRARRLSRSRSR; encoded by the coding sequence ATGCCTTCGCCCCTCACCCCCGAGCGCCAGGCGGCCCGCCAGGCCGGCCTGCGCTATGTCGATGACACCCTGCCCGGCATCAGCCGCCGCCGTGCCGGCACCGGCTTTGCCTACCGCGATGCGGATGGGCATGCCGTGCGCGATGCCGCCACCCTGCAGCGCATCCGCGCGCTGGCCATCCCGCCGGCCTATACCGCCGTCTGGATCTGCGCCCGGGCCGACGGCCACCTGCAGGCGACCGGCCGCGATGCGCGCGGGCGCAAGCAGTACCGCTACCACGCCGACTGGGCACGGGTGCGCGATGCCGGCAAGTTCGACCGCATCATCGCGTTCGGGCAGGCGCTGCCGGCCTTGCGCCGGCGGCTGTCGCACGACCTCAGGCAGCCCGGCTTCCCGCGTGACAAGGTGCTGGCCGTGGTGGTGGCGCTGCTGGCCGATACCCTGGTGCGGGTGGGCAACGAAAGCTACGCGCAGGAGAACAGGTCCTACGGGCTGACCACCCTGCGCAACCGCCACCTGGACCTGCTGCGCGGCGGGCGCGTGCGCATGCGCTTCCGTGGCAAGTCGGGGCAGCTGCACGACGTGACGGTAGGCAACCGCCGGCTGGGCACGCTGGTGCGGCGCCTGCAGCAGCTGCCCGGGCAGGCGCTGTTCCAGTACCGTGATGACGAGGGCACGCTGCTGCCGGTCGATTCGGGTGCAGTGAACGACTACCTGCGCGATGCGATGGGCCAGGACTTCACCGCCAAGGACTTCCGCACCTGGGGCGGCACGGTGGAAGCGATCCGGGTCTTTGCGGCAACCGCATTGCCCGCGCCGGCCAGCCCGCGTGCACTGGCGAAGGTACAGCGCGCGGTGGTGTGCCAGGTGGCCGCGCGGCTGGGCAACACCCCGGCCGTGTGCCGCCGGGCCTATATCGATCCCTGCGTTTTCACCGGCTGGGAGCGCGGTGAGCTGGCCGCGCTGGCGGGCCTGCGCGGGCCCCGCCAGTGGGAACAGGCGGCGCTGAAGGTGCTGCGCCGGGCGCGCCGGCTCAGCCGCAGTAGATCGCGGTGA
- a CDS encoding SDR family oxidoreductase, which yields MATSKKVPARRKASPKVRKGATSPPAARTADPDRPRVVKTATRKAAAADPRAARVAARQRRLQDQEKAKDVRAAKKVAKKTGAKKAIQAGPRAQPETLPAQHLAKPGHEHALDLAPRFLAPDYIGSGKLQGMRAIITGGDSGIGRAVAVLFAREGADVAVLHLDEAEDADITRQHVEREGGRCVVIAGDVRDPRFCNKAVTQVAKALGGIDILVNNAAFQLHCQRLEDLEDAHLQETLQTNIGGYIQMARAVLPHLGEGASIINTGSETGLFGSKALIDYSATKGAIHAFTKALASQLLPRGIRVNCVAPGPVWTPLNPADKPAEDVAAFGKDSDMGRPAQPEELSPAYVFLASPVCSSYISGVVLPVMGGPRG from the coding sequence ATGGCCACGAGCAAGAAAGTGCCCGCCCGCCGCAAGGCGTCCCCCAAGGTGCGCAAAGGCGCCACCTCCCCGCCGGCTGCACGTACAGCCGATCCCGATCGACCGCGTGTGGTGAAGACGGCCACCCGCAAGGCCGCCGCCGCTGACCCGCGTGCTGCACGTGTGGCAGCACGCCAGCGCCGGTTGCAGGACCAGGAAAAGGCCAAGGATGTGCGTGCGGCCAAGAAGGTTGCGAAGAAGACAGGGGCAAAGAAGGCCATCCAGGCCGGGCCCCGTGCCCAGCCAGAAACCCTGCCGGCGCAGCACCTGGCCAAGCCCGGCCACGAACATGCCCTTGATCTGGCACCGCGCTTCCTGGCGCCTGACTACATCGGCAGCGGCAAGCTGCAGGGCATGCGCGCGATCATCACCGGTGGCGATTCCGGTATCGGTCGCGCCGTGGCGGTGTTGTTCGCCCGCGAAGGGGCGGATGTGGCGGTACTGCATCTGGATGAAGCGGAAGATGCCGATATCACACGCCAGCACGTGGAACGCGAGGGCGGCCGCTGCGTGGTGATCGCCGGCGACGTGCGCGATCCGCGCTTCTGCAACAAGGCCGTCACGCAGGTCGCCAAGGCATTGGGTGGCATCGACATCCTGGTCAACAACGCCGCGTTCCAGCTGCATTGCCAGCGACTGGAAGACCTGGAAGACGCGCACCTGCAGGAAACCCTGCAGACCAACATCGGCGGCTACATCCAGATGGCGCGTGCGGTGCTGCCGCATCTGGGCGAGGGCGCCAGCATCATCAATACCGGCTCTGAAACCGGCCTGTTCGGCAGCAAGGCGCTGATCGACTATTCGGCCACCAAGGGCGCGATCCATGCGTTCACCAAGGCGCTGGCCAGCCAGTTGCTGCCGCGGGGCATCCGCGTGAACTGCGTGGCGCCGGGACCGGTGTGGACGCCGTTGAACCCGGCCGACAAGCCGGCCGAGGATGTCGCAGCGTTTGGCAAGGACAGTGACATGGGCCGCCCGGCACAGCCCGAAGAGCTGTCACCGGCCTATGTGTTCCTGGCATCGCCGGTGTGCAGCAGCTACATCAGCGGTGTGGTGCTGCCGGTGATGGGCGGGCCGCGGGGCTAG
- a CDS encoding I78 family peptidase inhibitor: protein MSTPIRARFLTALMLPAVLALSACGAPPLDEQDAATAKAQQAAEAAKAPADDAGKATEAPPAGTCDASQVQSLVGQAYTDAVGKQAQDDAGARQLRVLHPTDVTTMEFLGERLNVEVDEKNVVTGVRCG, encoded by the coding sequence ATGTCCACCCCGATCCGTGCCCGTTTCCTCACCGCCCTGATGCTGCCGGCCGTGCTGGCGCTGTCTGCCTGCGGCGCACCGCCGCTGGATGAACAGGACGCCGCCACCGCCAAGGCACAACAGGCCGCCGAAGCCGCCAAGGCACCGGCCGATGATGCGGGCAAGGCCACCGAAGCACCGCCGGCCGGCACCTGCGATGCCAGCCAGGTGCAGAGCCTGGTCGGCCAGGCCTACACCGACGCCGTCGGCAAGCAGGCCCAGGACGATGCCGGGGCCCGGCAGCTGCGCGTGCTGCACCCCACCGATGTCACCACGATGGAGTTCCTCGGCGAACGCCTGAACGTGGAAGTGGACGAGAAGAACGTGGTCACCGGCGTGCGCTGCGGCTGA